One genomic window of Lepeophtheirus salmonis chromosome 5, UVic_Lsal_1.4, whole genome shotgun sequence includes the following:
- the LOC121117421 gene encoding thiamine-triphosphatase isoform X2, giving the protein MNTRAIYWKGNAKDVKISGTFTNWKSKDMKNISGTDSWISPVPFLSEDEEHEYKFLVDGNWIHDPDKPTKPNSLGTLNNVIERKTPSEVSMIEVERKFNVPDCYESLMERHGFKNMMGFERDEELCDIYYDSDRYDLMKEDYWLRWRNGDWELKYPVGVHPTGSTLYHETSNVRDIVSKLQILIPQKNNQSVRNSTIFNNIGDFICNQILHKFAELKTKRRHYQKDNVNIVVDETNWGYKVGEIEMVVKEKSEVPEASKKIDSIARQLNLEEVKKGKLIDYLQSNNPEAYSILVKLNRV; this is encoded by the exons atGAATACCCGTGCCATCTATTGGAAGGGAAATGCCAAGGATGTTAAAATATCTGGAACCTTTACGAACTGGAAGTCCAAAGACATGAAGAACATCTCCGGAACAGACTCTTGGATATCTCCTGTTCCATTTCTGTCTGAGGATGAAGAGCATGAGTACAAGTTCCTTGTTGATGGGAATTGGATTCATGATCCTGATAAACCAACAAAACCCAATAGTTTGGGAACCCTTAATAATGTAATTGAGCGCAAAACTCCATCAGAGGTATCCATGATTGAAGTAGAAAGAAAGTTTAATGTTCCTGATTGCTATGAGTCTCTAATGGAAAGACACGGATTCAAAAATATGATGGGATTTGAGAGGGATGAAGAGCTTTGTGATATTTACTATGATAGTGATAGATATGATTTGATGAAGGAGGACTATTGGCTAAGGTGGCGAAATGGAGATTGGGAATTAAAATATCCAGTGGGTGTGCATCCCACGGGTTCTACCCTCTATCATGAAACATCTAATGTTCGTGACATTGTCTCAAAACTTCAAATTCTTATACCccagaaaaataatcaaagtgtTAGGAATTcaaccatttttaataatattggagATTTTATTTGTAATCAAATACTCCATAAGTTCGCTGAGCTGAAGACAAAGCGAAGGCATTATCAGAAGGATAACGTTAATATTGTTGTCGATGAAACAAACTGGGGCTATAAAGTTGGAGAGATTGAAATGGTGGTTAAAGAAAAGTCGGAGGTTCCTGAGGCCTCTAAAAAGATTGATTCTATCGCCAGGCAGCTAA ATTTGGAGGAGGTAAAAAAAGGCAAGCTAATAGACTATCTTCAAAGCAATAATCCAGAGGCTTATAGTATACTTGTAAAGTTAAAtagagtttaa
- the LOC121117420 gene encoding uncharacterized protein: MILFIWFLLFQGFFVFSKGSCTNDGPPSSKELKKWRDEVEIEARPYRNAIKFVLVHSKRSFKHYAYNNGLYNCVSHIQWRLYKLDNSDGSTNPAGSDDIEMRYFNDIDIKRGISDCQNYTLEVELIPFQGKKGTGDWFQIKKVNTTSLPDQYQYSQTQKIDIGPTWVKLESSGGDGNCIVTHYKFQCNNLDPIFIQSTPNHHYEVMNLVPNTDYYHCHTEFIYRVQNISSYSYGKMEKFTTSKVEYQVSDITSTSVTINLDEGIIDYLNYHLSYLCVSQWDKKRVISLNDQVTKIIDLMPYRKYKFCLQVTPIQQDDQQRLESCYYRMTQEDRPSTPPVVKSINDVTHNGFIIHWDKPDESNGIIVQYDMTIYSRCKYDYSSFCKMESCSNWTNANDSGDEVKSFSSDTNEYNFFRLSPYTEYQVNISAYTSAGQGPWSQQEIVLTRPSLKDTTFNFEMFFHMESIEIAIDPTCPYVGPLLFQIYVEGVVVATKNIVFSIERNQLNLNTTIDKGLKKGKTYRVCMNVRFNNADVACDSDIFGNCKIPEPICKTGRTLEDIPDDPPRVYNSRQTLDLTKNSFKVIWQPPKEPNGIITNYQLEVRGRCHDFHKKICPKDANCLHFILVREKTVSGLVSYLSFYDLSPHWIYEVRIRAINSIGPSDWSLWEHCQIKTLSTVLLDEYNFTTASTSSEISMVVLPYCPFTGPLKYTVKFNEAGKNTLTEYFEYTPPFMSELSSSFNAKPGKNYTICLSVEVKIDDFVKCKTDCSSIKSICKNVAATCSNIPQTTETPIQIEDQSDYSCNPFTNAVINIEKMTFDGSGNSIQKIKIINTDDNSMVYEMDSIVWDLDTIIVIENLLHNSTITLIVEAIGCNNTVFTPKFKIRTQSIQIPTVEQIIEEELESLKGSKEGNVLVEKMNLVKNSGIFLIRENKINIQYGEVEYYTIGNTTWSSNRLFKINKFNNELRPGEDCYKPVIDKDGISCYIGASIQGDNVNDISDEIAVHVQSNISGELQNYSSIIKIKRDFIDYSTVISVLVTLLSIGFVVILVVVGLRFKNNFIGISKKRNTATSSMVRLNKGPSHSIQISEFVKKLEERKIDFKEEFQELDKCETLMITLNKTTDQAILNNELNRYANILPYDDSRVVLDGLPGYINANWIKTPINSGVSYIATQGPTKNTIDHFWKMVYSYKVRIIVVLTKLVEKTINVEDKSINSVIKCEQYWPKQGKKTYGVFTVELIEEHGSPNLPQLIERRLKVTNTETRSSHTVLQLQYIGWPDHGAPTSPKKLLALHSVLETRKIDMNDGSEKMVIIVHCSAGVGRTGTLLALDSISKEIDEGNTEIDVMKTVFELRMNRCKMVQQSIQYKYLYYCIGAYIKENVHTVRDPSTYQDEIEVQYMYPGN; encoded by the exons ATGATACTATTCATATGGTTTTTACTGTTTCAAGGGTTTTTTGTGTTCTCAAAAGGAAGTTGTACCAATGATGGTCCACCATCATCCAAGGAGTTAAAAAAGTGGAGAGACGAAGTAGAGATTGAGGCTCGTCCATATAGAAATGCAATTAAATTCGTACTTGTTCATAGCAAAAGATCATTCAAGCACTATGCCTACAATAATGGTCTCTACAATTGTGTTTCTCATATACAGTGGCGTCTCTACAAGTTAGATAATAGTGATGGTTCTACGAATCCCGCGGGGAGTGATGATATTGAAATgagatattttaatgatatagaCATTAAGAGAGGGATCTCCGATTGTCAAAATTATACATTGGAAGTTGAGTTAATTCCCTTCCAAGGTAAAAAAGGAACTGGGGATTGgtttcaaataaagaaagtgAACACAACATCCTTGCCAGATCAGTACCAATATTCTCAAacccaaaaaattgatattggtCCAACTTGGGTTAAGCTTGAATCCTCTGGAGGAGACGGAAACTGCATTGTCACTCACTACAAATTTCAATGTAATAATCTAGATCCCATTTTCATACAAAGTACTCCAAATCACCACTATGAAGTGATGAACTTGGTTCCAAATACAGACTATTATCATTGTCATACGGAATTTATTTATAGGGTTCAAAATATATCGTCCTACTCTTACgggaaaatggaaaaattcaCTACATCAAAAGTAGAGTATCAAGTGTCGGATATTACATCTACTAGTGTAACCATTAATTTGGATGAAGGTATCATTGATTACCTAAACTACCATCTTTCCTACTTATGTGTAAGTCAATGGGATAAAAAAAGAGTCATTTCATTAAATGATCAAGTtacaaaaatcattgatttaatGCCTTATCGGAAGTATAAATTCTGCTTGCAAGTTACACCAATCCAACAGGATGATCAGCAAAGGTTAGAAAGCTGTTATTACCGAATGACACAAGAAGATCGACCATCTACACCTCCTGTAGTGAAAAGTATTAACGACGTTACACACAATGGTTTTATCATACATTGGGATAAACCTGATGAGTCCAATGGTATTATAGTTCAGTATGACATGACTATTTATAGTCGTTGTAAATACGACTATAGCTCTTTTTGTAAAATGGAATCATGCTCTAATTGGACGAATGCAAATGATAGTGGAGATGAAGTGAAAAGTTTTTCATCTGATACAAATGAATATAACTTCTTCCGTCTTAGCCCTTACACTGAGTATCAGGTCAACATATCGGCCTATACATCCGCAGGTCAGGGACCATGGAGTCAGCAAGAAATAGTGTTAACTAGACCAAGTCTTAAAGATactacttttaattttgaaatgttttttcatatGGAATCAATTGAAATAGCAATAGATCCGACATGCCCATACGTAGGTccacttttatttcaaatatacgtAGAAGGTGTTGTCGTTGCAAcaaaaaacatagttttttcaaTAGAAAGAAATCAATTAAACCTAAACACTACCATCGATAAAGGattgaaaaaagggaaaacatATCGGGTATGTATGAATGTGCGTTTCAATAATGCTGATGTAGCTTGTGACTCAGATATTTTTGGTAATTGTAAAATCCCTGAACCGATTTGCAAGACAGGAAGAACATTGGAAGATATCCCAGACGATCCTCCACGGGTTTATAATTCACGGCAAACTCTTGATctcacaaaaaattcatttaaagttATCTGGCAACCGCCAAAGGAGCCAAATggaattataactaattatcaaCTGGAGGTCCGAGGGCGTTGCCACGACTTTCATAAAAAGATTTGCCCAAAAGATGCAAATTGCCTTCATTTTATTCTTGTAAGAGAAAAAACTGTATCTGGACTGGTCTCATACTTATCTTTTTATGATTTAAGCCCTCATTGGATTTATGAAGTTAGAATAAGAGCAATAAATTCCATAGGACCGAGTGATTGGAGCTTATGGGAGcattgtcaaattaaaacacTATCAACTGTTTTACTTGATGAATATAACTTTACGACAGCATCAACCTCCAGTGAAATCTCCATGGTCGTTTTACCCTATTGTCCTTTTACGGGTCCTTTGAAATACACGGTTAAATTCAATGAAGCTGGAAAAAATACGTTAACAGAATATTTCGAATACACACCTCCCTTTATGTCCGAGTTGAGCTCAAGTTTTAATGCCAAGCCCgggaaaaattatacaatttgctTAAGTGTTGAAGTTAAAATTGATGATTTTGTCAAGTGTAAGACAGATTGTAGCTCAATCAAATCCATATGTAAAAATGTTGCTGCCACATGCTCAAATATCCCTCAAACTACGGAAACACCTATTCAAATTGAAGACCAATCCGACTACTCATGTAATCCTTTTACAAACGCTGTGATAAACATCGAGAAAATGACTTTTGATGGATCTGGAAAtagtattcaaaaaataaaaatcattaacaCGGACGACAATTCCATGGTTTATGAAATGGATTCTATAGTATGGGATTTGGATACAATAATCGTCATTGAGAACCTACTTCATAATTCAACAATAACATTAATTGTCGAAGCCATTGGATGCAACAACACGGTGTTTActccaaaattcaaaattcgAACTCAGTCTATTCAAATCCCCACAGTAGAGCAAATAATAGAGGAAGAGCTTGAGAGTCTTAAAGGATCCAAAGAAGGGAATGTCttagttgaaaaaatgaatttggtaaaaaattcaggaatttttttgattcgtgagaataaaataaatatccaatatGGGGAAGTAGAATATTATACTATAGGAAATACAACTTGGAGCTCCAATCGtctattcaaaattaataaatttaataacgaACTTAGACCTGGAGAAGATTGTTACAAGCCAGTCATTGATAAAGACGGGATTTCCTGCTATATAGGAGCCAGTATTCAAG GAGATAATGTAAATGACATCAGCGATGAAATAGCAGTTCATGTCCAATCCAATATTTCTGGTGAATTGCAAAATTACTCATCAATCATTAAGATTAAAAG agACTTCATTGATTATTCAACCGTAATATCTGTTCTTGTAACTTTATTATCAATTGGCTTCGTCGTAATTTTAGTTGTTGTGGGACTGAgatttaagaataatttcatTGGAATATCAAAAAAGCGTAACACAGCTACTTCATCGATGGTAAGACTTAACAAGGGTCCTTCCCACAGTATTCAAATATCtgagtttgtaaaaaaactgGAGGAAAGGAAAATCGACTTTAAGGAAGAGTTTCAAGAATTGGACAAATGTGAGACTTTGATGATTACGCTTAACAAAACAACGGACCAAGCAATTCTAAACAA TGAACTTAACCGCTATGCCAACATACTTCCATATGATGACTCCCGGGTAGTCTTAGATGGGCTTCCTGGGTACATAAATGCAAATTGGATAAAAACCCCAATAAACAGTGGGGTATCATATATAGCAACGCAAGGACCAACAAAAAATACCATTGATCATTTTTGGAAGATGGTTTACTCTTACAAAGTCCGTATCATCGTTGTACTTACGAAGTTGGTGGAAAAGACAATTAATGTGGAGGATAAATCCATTAATTCGGTAATAAAGTGTGAGCAATATTGGCCCAAACAAGGTAAAAAAACATACGGGGTATTTACTGTTGAATTAATCGAAGAGCATGGAAGTCCTAACCTTCCACAGCTCATAGAGAGAAGATTAAAAGTGACAAACACGG AAACGAGGTCAAGTCATACCGTACTTCAGCTACAGTACATTGGATGGCCTGATCATGGAGCTCCGACCTCTCCGAAAAAACTTCTTGCCCTCCATTCAGTACTAGAAACACGAAAGATTGATATGAATGATGGTTCCGAAAAAATGGTTATTATTGTTCATTGTTCTGCTGGAGTTGGTCGAACTGGAACCTTACTTGCATTAGACTCAATTTCCAAAGAAATAGACGAGGGCAACACTGAGATAGATGTGATGAAAACTGTTTTCGAGCTAAGAATGAATCGTTGCAAAATG GTCCAACAGTCCATTCAgtacaaatatctatattattgtATAGGGGCGTACATCAAAGAAAACGTTCATACGGTCAGAGATCCATCGACATATCAAGATGAAATTGAAGTACAATACATGTATCCAGGAAACTAG
- the LOC121117421 gene encoding thiamine-triphosphatase isoform X4 — protein sequence MNTRAIYWKGNAKDVKISGTFTNWKSKDMKNISGTDSWISPVPFLSEDEEHEYKFLVDGNWIHDPDKPTKPNSLGTLNNVIERKTPSEVSMIEVERKFNVPDCYESLMERHGFKNMMGFERDEELCDIYYDSDRYDLMKEDYWLRWRNGDWELKYPVGVHPTGSTLYHETSNVRDIVSKLQILIPQKNNQSVRNSTIFNNIGDFICNQILHKFAELKTKRRHYQKDNVNIVVDETNWGYKVGEIEMVVKEKSEVPEASKKIDSIARQLNFKKLNLTFAASKITSPIEN from the exons atGAATACCCGTGCCATCTATTGGAAGGGAAATGCCAAGGATGTTAAAATATCTGGAACCTTTACGAACTGGAAGTCCAAAGACATGAAGAACATCTCCGGAACAGACTCTTGGATATCTCCTGTTCCATTTCTGTCTGAGGATGAAGAGCATGAGTACAAGTTCCTTGTTGATGGGAATTGGATTCATGATCCTGATAAACCAACAAAACCCAATAGTTTGGGAACCCTTAATAATGTAATTGAGCGCAAAACTCCATCAGAGGTATCCATGATTGAAGTAGAAAGAAAGTTTAATGTTCCTGATTGCTATGAGTCTCTAATGGAAAGACACGGATTCAAAAATATGATGGGATTTGAGAGGGATGAAGAGCTTTGTGATATTTACTATGATAGTGATAGATATGATTTGATGAAGGAGGACTATTGGCTAAGGTGGCGAAATGGAGATTGGGAATTAAAATATCCAGTGGGTGTGCATCCCACGGGTTCTACCCTCTATCATGAAACATCTAATGTTCGTGACATTGTCTCAAAACTTCAAATTCTTATACCccagaaaaataatcaaagtgtTAGGAATTcaaccatttttaataatattggagATTTTATTTGTAATCAAATACTCCATAAGTTCGCTGAGCTGAAGACAAAGCGAAGGCATTATCAGAAGGATAACGTTAATATTGTTGTCGATGAAACAAACTGGGGCTATAAAGTTGGAGAGATTGAAATGGTGGTTAAAGAAAAGTCGGAGGTTCCTGAGGCCTCTAAAAAGATTGATTCTATCGCCAGGCAGCTAA atttcaaaaaacttaatctaACTTTCGCTGCATCCAAAATAACCTCTCCAATTGAAAATTAA
- the LOC121117421 gene encoding thiamine-triphosphatase isoform X3, producing the protein MELIMNTRAIYWKGNAKDVKISGTFTNWKSKDMKNISGTDSWISPVPFLSEDEEHEYKFLVDGNWIHDPDKPTKPNSLGTLNNVIERKTPSEVSMIEVERKFNVPDCYESLMERHGFKNMMGFERDEELCDIYYDSDRYDLMKEDYWLRWRNGDWELKYPVGVHPTGSTLYHETSNVRDIVSKLQILIPQKNNQSVRNSTIFNNIGDFICNQILHKFAELKTKRRHYQKDNVNIVVDETNWGYKVGEIEMVVKEKSEVPEASKKIDSIARQLNFKKLNLTFAASKITSPIEN; encoded by the exons ATGGAActcatt atGAATACCCGTGCCATCTATTGGAAGGGAAATGCCAAGGATGTTAAAATATCTGGAACCTTTACGAACTGGAAGTCCAAAGACATGAAGAACATCTCCGGAACAGACTCTTGGATATCTCCTGTTCCATTTCTGTCTGAGGATGAAGAGCATGAGTACAAGTTCCTTGTTGATGGGAATTGGATTCATGATCCTGATAAACCAACAAAACCCAATAGTTTGGGAACCCTTAATAATGTAATTGAGCGCAAAACTCCATCAGAGGTATCCATGATTGAAGTAGAAAGAAAGTTTAATGTTCCTGATTGCTATGAGTCTCTAATGGAAAGACACGGATTCAAAAATATGATGGGATTTGAGAGGGATGAAGAGCTTTGTGATATTTACTATGATAGTGATAGATATGATTTGATGAAGGAGGACTATTGGCTAAGGTGGCGAAATGGAGATTGGGAATTAAAATATCCAGTGGGTGTGCATCCCACGGGTTCTACCCTCTATCATGAAACATCTAATGTTCGTGACATTGTCTCAAAACTTCAAATTCTTATACCccagaaaaataatcaaagtgtTAGGAATTcaaccatttttaataatattggagATTTTATTTGTAATCAAATACTCCATAAGTTCGCTGAGCTGAAGACAAAGCGAAGGCATTATCAGAAGGATAACGTTAATATTGTTGTCGATGAAACAAACTGGGGCTATAAAGTTGGAGAGATTGAAATGGTGGTTAAAGAAAAGTCGGAGGTTCCTGAGGCCTCTAAAAAGATTGATTCTATCGCCAGGCAGCTAA atttcaaaaaacttaatctaACTTTCGCTGCATCCAAAATAACCTCTCCAATTGAAAATTAA
- the LOC121117764 gene encoding calcineurin B homologous protein 1: MGNSRSTHSLTQEDIIEISNETGFTSNQIERLWSRFTSLDKHQKGYLSREDFLRIPELAINPLGDRIVHAFFKESRNSESDIVNFPDFVRVLAHFRPLKKNADKNKMNSRKEKLHFAFRMYDLDGDDKISKEELLAVLTMMVGANISEDQLLSIAERTIIEADKDKDNLISFQEFSDVLERTDVEQKMSIRFLS; encoded by the exons ATGGGGAATTCTCGTTCAACTCATTCGTTAACACAGGAGGATATCATCGAAATATCCAATGAGACTGGGT TTACTTCAAATCAGATTGAACGACTTTGGAGTCGATTTACTTCCTTGGATAAACATCAAAAGGGATATTTAAGCAGAGAAGATTTTCTAAGAATCCCCGAATTAGCTATTAATCCTCTTGGAGACAGGATTGTGCATGCCTTCTTTAAAGAAAGTAGAAATTCTGAGTCTGATATCGTCAATTTCCCTGACTTTGTTCGGGTTCTCGCCCACTTTAGGCCTTTGAAAAAGAATgcagataaaaacaaaatgaatagtCGTAAAGAGAAATTACATT ttgcatTTAGAATGTATGATTTAGATGGTGATGACAAAATCTCTAAGGAGGAATTATTGGCTGTTCTAACAATGATGGTGGGTGCTAATATCAGTGAAGATCAGCTATTGTCCATTGCAGAGAGAACAATCATTGAGGCAGACAAAGATAAAgataatttgatttcttttcaagAATTTAGTGATGTTCTTGAAAGAACGGATGTTGAACAAAAGATGTCTATTCGATTTTTGAGCTAA
- the LOC121117421 gene encoding thiamine-triphosphatase isoform X1 codes for MELIMNTRAIYWKGNAKDVKISGTFTNWKSKDMKNISGTDSWISPVPFLSEDEEHEYKFLVDGNWIHDPDKPTKPNSLGTLNNVIERKTPSEVSMIEVERKFNVPDCYESLMERHGFKNMMGFERDEELCDIYYDSDRYDLMKEDYWLRWRNGDWELKYPVGVHPTGSTLYHETSNVRDIVSKLQILIPQKNNQSVRNSTIFNNIGDFICNQILHKFAELKTKRRHYQKDNVNIVVDETNWGYKVGEIEMVVKEKSEVPEASKKIDSIARQLNLEEVKKGKLIDYLQSNNPEAYSILVKLNRV; via the exons ATGGAActcatt atGAATACCCGTGCCATCTATTGGAAGGGAAATGCCAAGGATGTTAAAATATCTGGAACCTTTACGAACTGGAAGTCCAAAGACATGAAGAACATCTCCGGAACAGACTCTTGGATATCTCCTGTTCCATTTCTGTCTGAGGATGAAGAGCATGAGTACAAGTTCCTTGTTGATGGGAATTGGATTCATGATCCTGATAAACCAACAAAACCCAATAGTTTGGGAACCCTTAATAATGTAATTGAGCGCAAAACTCCATCAGAGGTATCCATGATTGAAGTAGAAAGAAAGTTTAATGTTCCTGATTGCTATGAGTCTCTAATGGAAAGACACGGATTCAAAAATATGATGGGATTTGAGAGGGATGAAGAGCTTTGTGATATTTACTATGATAGTGATAGATATGATTTGATGAAGGAGGACTATTGGCTAAGGTGGCGAAATGGAGATTGGGAATTAAAATATCCAGTGGGTGTGCATCCCACGGGTTCTACCCTCTATCATGAAACATCTAATGTTCGTGACATTGTCTCAAAACTTCAAATTCTTATACCccagaaaaataatcaaagtgtTAGGAATTcaaccatttttaataatattggagATTTTATTTGTAATCAAATACTCCATAAGTTCGCTGAGCTGAAGACAAAGCGAAGGCATTATCAGAAGGATAACGTTAATATTGTTGTCGATGAAACAAACTGGGGCTATAAAGTTGGAGAGATTGAAATGGTGGTTAAAGAAAAGTCGGAGGTTCCTGAGGCCTCTAAAAAGATTGATTCTATCGCCAGGCAGCTAA ATTTGGAGGAGGTAAAAAAAGGCAAGCTAATAGACTATCTTCAAAGCAATAATCCAGAGGCTTATAGTATACTTGTAAAGTTAAAtagagtttaa